The following proteins are encoded in a genomic region of Nonomuraea muscovyensis:
- a CDS encoding MFS transporter, whose product MSESAPSPSSGPPARARLRGLMPDIGPLRESRDFRLLTASGVVTMFGTLITMVAVPFQMKELTGSYVAVGLVSLAEFVPMVVCGLWGGAIADAADRRTVVLLCELGLALTSAMLLVNALLPDPQVWVLYVVGALTAGISSLQRPSLESMLPQVVRHDQLAAAAVLASLRWNFGAIVAPALGGLLVASSGVAVAYGIDTASFVLSLLLLWPTASRPPAKDATPASLRSLAEGVRYAVGRPDLMGTYLVDIAAMVFAMSTALFPFLADQLGAPQALGLLYSAGAVGGLVASLTGGWTSRVHRQGLGVVLAAALWGAAMAAAALATSVWAVFACLAVAGAADMISGIFRMTMWNQTIPAELRGRLAGIELLSYASGPMLGNARAGLMADVGGIRFALGVGGLLCVATVAGLGAALPGLRRYDARTDEHALAEEARRAAQATT is encoded by the coding sequence GTGTCCGAATCCGCGCCCTCGCCGTCGTCCGGCCCACCGGCCCGGGCCCGCCTGCGCGGCCTCATGCCGGACATCGGCCCGCTGCGCGAGTCGCGCGACTTCCGCCTGCTGACGGCGTCGGGCGTCGTCACCATGTTCGGCACGCTCATCACCATGGTGGCGGTGCCGTTCCAGATGAAGGAGCTCACCGGCTCCTACGTGGCGGTCGGTCTGGTGAGCCTGGCCGAGTTCGTGCCCATGGTGGTGTGCGGGCTGTGGGGCGGCGCCATCGCCGACGCCGCCGACCGGCGCACGGTCGTCCTGCTGTGCGAGCTCGGGCTCGCGCTCACCTCGGCGATGCTGCTGGTCAACGCCCTGCTGCCCGACCCGCAGGTCTGGGTGCTGTACGTGGTGGGCGCCCTGACGGCCGGCATCAGCTCGCTGCAACGCCCCAGCCTGGAGTCCATGCTCCCGCAGGTCGTCCGGCACGACCAGCTCGCGGCCGCCGCCGTGCTGGCCAGCCTGCGCTGGAACTTCGGCGCCATCGTGGCCCCGGCGCTGGGTGGGCTCCTGGTGGCCTCCTCCGGGGTCGCGGTCGCGTACGGGATCGACACGGCGAGCTTCGTGCTGTCGCTGCTGCTGCTGTGGCCGACCGCGTCACGGCCGCCCGCGAAGGACGCCACACCCGCCTCGCTGCGGTCGCTGGCCGAAGGCGTCCGCTACGCCGTCGGCCGGCCCGACCTCATGGGCACCTATCTGGTGGACATCGCGGCGATGGTGTTCGCCATGTCCACGGCGCTGTTCCCGTTCCTGGCCGACCAGCTCGGCGCGCCCCAGGCGCTCGGCCTGCTCTACTCGGCCGGCGCGGTGGGCGGCCTGGTCGCCTCGCTCACCGGCGGCTGGACCTCGCGCGTGCACCGCCAAGGGCTCGGCGTGGTCCTCGCGGCGGCGCTGTGGGGCGCGGCGATGGCCGCGGCCGCGCTGGCGACCAGCGTCTGGGCGGTGTTCGCCTGCCTCGCCGTGGCGGGCGCGGCCGACATGATCAGCGGCATCTTCCGCATGACGATGTGGAACCAGACCATCCCGGCCGAGCTGCGCGGGCGGCTGGCGGGCATCGAGCTGCTGTCCTATGCCAGCGGGCCGATGCTGGGCAACGCCAGGGCGGGGCTGATGGCCGACGTGGGCGGCATCAGGTTCGCGCTGGGAGTGGGCGGGCTGCTGTGCGTGGCCACCGTGGCGGGGCTGGGCGCCGCGCTGCCGGGGTTGCGCCGCTACGACGCCCGCACCGACGAGCACGCCCTCGCCGAGGAGGCCCGGCGTGCTGCCCAGGCGACCACCTGA
- a CDS encoding Uma2 family endonuclease gives MIDGSLVFASPQVSFHTLAVDLLVAGLRRIVPASLRVRREMGVILDADQRPEPDICVIAAGADRGPEQTFYRAREVLLTVEVVSPESRTRDRERKPTLYAKAGIPYFWRVENESGRPVVYVYELDPATRGYELTGIHHDRLKVSVPFEIDIDLTEIDAL, from the coding sequence TTGATCGATGGAAGCCTGGTCTTCGCCAGCCCCCAAGTCTCCTTCCACACATTGGCCGTGGACCTGCTCGTGGCCGGTCTCCGCAGAATCGTCCCGGCGAGCCTGCGCGTCCGCAGGGAGATGGGCGTCATCCTCGACGCCGACCAGCGGCCCGAGCCTGACATCTGCGTCATCGCCGCCGGCGCGGACCGCGGACCGGAGCAGACGTTCTATCGGGCGCGGGAGGTCCTGCTCACTGTCGAGGTCGTCTCGCCGGAGTCCAGGACGCGCGACCGGGAGCGCAAACCCACGCTCTACGCCAAGGCCGGGATCCCGTACTTCTGGCGCGTGGAGAACGAGTCCGGCAGGCCGGTCGTATACGTCTACGAGCTGGACCCGGCCACCCGCGGGTACGAGCTCACCGGCATCCACCACGACCGGCTCAAGGTGAGCGTGCCGTTCGAGATCGACATCGACCTCACCGAGATCGACGCTCTCTGA
- a CDS encoding Uma2 family endonuclease: MAPPSLPDQVFPPPEGFRADLDHIPDLPAHTELIDGGLVFASPRRDFHTSMLFLVHTELRRSVPEGYRVRREMSVKLGPEQRPEPDLIIVPQAVVRLDATYYDGNDVLLAAEVVSPDSEERDRKRKPSLYAEAGIRHYWRVENESGRPVVYVYELDPATRGYALTGIYHDRLKVSVPFEIDIDLTGIDEV; the protein is encoded by the coding sequence ATGGCGCCACCTTCGCTCCCCGACCAGGTCTTCCCGCCCCCTGAGGGCTTCAGGGCGGACCTCGATCACATTCCGGATCTGCCCGCGCACACAGAGTTGATCGATGGAGGCCTGGTCTTCGCGAGCCCTCGGCGAGACTTCCATACCTCGATGCTGTTCCTCGTGCACACCGAGCTGCGCCGCTCAGTTCCTGAGGGATATCGGGTCCGCCGGGAGATGAGCGTCAAGCTCGGGCCCGAACAGCGACCGGAGCCGGATCTCATCATCGTCCCGCAGGCCGTCGTCCGGCTCGACGCCACCTACTACGACGGCAACGACGTGCTGCTGGCCGCGGAAGTCGTCTCCCCTGACTCGGAAGAGCGCGACCGCAAGCGCAAGCCGTCGCTCTACGCCGAAGCCGGCATCCGCCACTACTGGCGCGTGGAGAACGAGTCCGGCAGGCCGGTCGTCTACGTCTACGAACTCGACCCGGCCACCCGCGGGTACGCGCTCACCGGCATCTACCACGACCGGCTCAAGGTGAGCGTGCCGTTCGAGATCGACATCGACCTCACCGGGATCGACGAGGTGTGA
- a CDS encoding phenylalanine--tRNA ligase subunit beta: MKVPLSWLREYVDLPAVTAQEVADKLTAARLKLEAITSYGHDVKNVVVGEVLEIEELAGFKKPIRHCKVEVGEATPREIVCGATNFAAGDRVPVVLPGGVLPGGFEVGARKTYGRMSEGMICSERELGLTDDHGGIMVLPPDTPIGADVADLLGLRDDVLELEITPDVGYALSIRGVAREAAIAFGVPFRDPADVELPAETGQAWPASIADPTACDRFVLREVRGFDPAAQSPLWMRVRLARAGMRPVSLAVDVTNYLMLELGQPLHAFDRAKLTGEIVVRRARPGERLETLDHVVRDLDPDDILITDESGPISMAGTMGGLATEISDASTDIVIEAAHFSATGISRESRRHRLVSEASKRFERGVDRELPLVASWRAAQLLAELGGATVQPGVTHAESDVHPARIAMPAGHPGAVAGVTYAKQSVVRRLEQIGCTVADGDDPAVRRGGVDPTGVVTGGELAAKLAVTGDEMITVTPPSWRPDLTDPNDLAEEVIRLEGYDRLPSILPKAPAGAGLTEGQRLRRRVGRALAAAGYVEVLAYPFVSETDFDHLQLPADDARRRAVRLVNPLAEDEPLMRTTLLPGLLKTLVRNVGRGFTDVTLFESGAVYRPREGAPATAPVLGVERRPSAEELASVAAALPDQPHRVAVVLAGEFDRSGWWGGGRQECWADAVQAARIVAGEAGVELSVVADQHEPWHPGRCAALYAGDTLVGHAGELHPRVVEAYGLPPRTSAMELELSRLEPVMPGPVQAPQVSAYPVATQDVALIVPDFTPVADVEAALRDGAGGLLESVRLFDVYAGEQVGEGNKSLAYTLRFRAEDRTLTVEETTAARDAAVAMAADRVGAHLRGA, encoded by the coding sequence ATGAAGGTCCCGCTCTCCTGGCTGCGGGAGTACGTCGATCTCCCCGCGGTCACGGCGCAGGAGGTGGCCGACAAGCTCACGGCCGCCCGGCTCAAGCTCGAGGCGATCACCTCCTACGGTCACGACGTCAAGAACGTCGTCGTCGGCGAGGTGCTCGAGATCGAGGAGCTCGCCGGCTTCAAGAAGCCGATCAGGCACTGCAAGGTCGAGGTGGGTGAGGCGACGCCGCGCGAGATCGTCTGCGGCGCCACCAACTTCGCCGCCGGCGACCGGGTGCCGGTCGTGCTGCCGGGCGGCGTGCTGCCCGGCGGGTTCGAGGTGGGCGCCCGCAAGACCTACGGGCGCATGTCCGAGGGCATGATCTGCTCCGAGCGCGAGCTGGGGCTGACCGACGACCACGGCGGCATCATGGTGCTGCCGCCCGACACCCCGATCGGCGCCGACGTCGCCGACCTGCTCGGGCTGCGCGATGACGTCCTCGAACTCGAGATCACGCCCGACGTGGGCTACGCCCTGTCCATCAGGGGCGTGGCCCGCGAGGCGGCCATCGCGTTCGGCGTGCCGTTCCGCGACCCCGCCGACGTCGAGCTGCCCGCCGAGACCGGGCAGGCGTGGCCGGCGTCGATCGCCGACCCGACCGCGTGCGACCGGTTCGTGCTGCGCGAGGTCCGCGGCTTCGACCCGGCCGCGCAGAGCCCGCTGTGGATGCGCGTACGGCTCGCCCGCGCCGGCATGCGGCCGGTGTCGCTGGCCGTCGACGTCACCAACTACCTGATGCTGGAGCTCGGCCAGCCGCTGCACGCCTTCGACCGGGCCAAGCTGACCGGCGAGATCGTCGTGCGCCGGGCGCGGCCGGGCGAGCGGCTGGAGACGCTCGACCACGTCGTCCGCGACCTCGACCCCGACGACATCCTCATCACCGACGAGTCGGGGCCGATCTCCATGGCGGGCACCATGGGCGGCCTGGCGACCGAGATCTCCGACGCCTCGACCGACATCGTCATCGAGGCGGCCCACTTCTCGGCCACCGGCATCTCCCGCGAGTCCCGCAGGCACCGGCTCGTGTCGGAGGCGTCCAAGCGCTTCGAGCGCGGCGTCGACCGCGAACTACCGCTCGTCGCCTCCTGGCGGGCCGCGCAGCTGCTGGCCGAGCTGGGCGGCGCGACCGTCCAGCCGGGCGTCACCCACGCCGAGAGCGACGTGCACCCGGCCCGCATCGCGATGCCGGCCGGTCACCCCGGCGCCGTCGCCGGCGTCACGTACGCCAAGCAGAGCGTCGTCCGTCGGCTGGAGCAGATCGGCTGCACGGTCGCCGACGGCGACGACCCGGCCGTGCGCCGGGGCGGCGTCGACCCGACCGGCGTGGTGACCGGCGGCGAGCTGGCGGCCAAGCTGGCTGTCACCGGCGACGAGATGATCACCGTGACGCCCCCGTCGTGGCGGCCCGACCTCACCGACCCCAACGACCTCGCCGAGGAGGTCATCCGGCTGGAGGGCTACGACCGGCTGCCGTCGATCCTGCCCAAGGCGCCGGCCGGGGCCGGGCTGACCGAGGGGCAGCGGCTGCGCAGGCGGGTCGGCCGGGCCCTGGCCGCGGCCGGCTACGTCGAGGTGCTGGCCTACCCGTTCGTCAGCGAGACCGACTTCGACCACCTCCAGTTGCCCGCCGACGACGCGCGCCGCCGCGCCGTCCGGCTGGTCAACCCGCTGGCCGAGGACGAGCCGCTGATGCGCACGACGCTGCTGCCGGGGCTGCTGAAGACCCTGGTGCGCAACGTCGGGCGCGGCTTCACCGACGTGACGCTGTTCGAGTCGGGCGCCGTCTACCGCCCGCGTGAGGGCGCGCCCGCCACCGCTCCGGTGCTCGGCGTGGAGCGCAGGCCGAGCGCCGAGGAGCTGGCCTCGGTCGCGGCCGCGCTGCCCGACCAGCCGCACCGCGTGGCGGTCGTGCTGGCCGGCGAGTTCGACCGGTCCGGCTGGTGGGGCGGCGGACGCCAGGAGTGCTGGGCCGACGCCGTGCAGGCGGCCCGGATCGTCGCCGGTGAGGCCGGGGTCGAGCTGTCGGTCGTCGCCGACCAGCACGAGCCGTGGCACCCGGGCAGGTGCGCGGCCCTCTACGCCGGTGACACGCTCGTCGGCCACGCCGGTGAGCTGCACCCGCGCGTCGTCGAGGCGTACGGGCTGCCGCCGCGCACCTCGGCGATGGAGCTGGAGCTGTCACGGCTGGAGCCGGTCATGCCGGGCCCGGTCCAGGCGCCGCAGGTGTCGGCCTACCCGGTGGCGACGCAGGACGTGGCGCTGATCGTGCCCGACTTCACGCCGGTGGCCGACGTGGAGGCGGCACTGCGCGACGGGGCGGGCGGCCTGCTGGAGTCGGTCCGGCTGTTCGACGTGTACGCGGGTGAGCAGGTGGGTGAGGGCAACAAGTCGCTCGCCTACACGCTGCGCTTCCGCGCCGAGGACCGCACGCTGACGGTGGAGGAGACCACCGCCGCCCGCGACGCCGCCGTGGCGATGGCGGCCGACCGGGTGGGGGCGCACCTGCGGGGCGCCTGA
- the pheS gene encoding phenylalanine--tRNA ligase subunit alpha, with the protein MEAEALDAIKSAGSLDALKQARLAHAGDRSPIALANREIGALPPAGRAEAGKRVGAARRAINEALAARQAELEAERDARVLVEEAVDVTLPWDRRPRGARHPLTTMQERIADTFVAMGYEVAEGPELEGEWFNFDALNIATDHPARSDHDTFFVGSADSGMVLRTQTSPVQVRALLERGVPCYVISPGKVFRTDELDATHTPVFHQVEGLAIDEGLTMAHLKGTLDRFAEVMFGEGITTRFRPNYFPFTEPSAEMDLKCFVCRGASAVPGNPPCRTCKSEGWIEWGGCGMVNPRVLVACGVDPSTYSGFAFGMGIERTLMFRHNVEDMRDMVEGDTRFTLPFGMEI; encoded by the coding sequence ATGGAGGCCGAAGCCCTCGATGCGATCAAGTCGGCCGGCAGCCTCGACGCACTCAAGCAGGCCCGCCTGGCCCACGCCGGCGACCGCTCGCCCATCGCCCTGGCCAACCGCGAGATAGGCGCCCTGCCCCCGGCGGGCCGCGCCGAGGCGGGCAAGCGCGTCGGCGCCGCCCGCAGGGCCATCAACGAGGCCCTCGCCGCCCGGCAGGCCGAGCTGGAGGCCGAGCGTGACGCCCGCGTGCTCGTCGAGGAGGCCGTCGACGTCACCCTGCCGTGGGACCGCCGGCCGCGCGGCGCGCGCCACCCGCTGACCACCATGCAGGAGCGCATCGCCGACACCTTCGTCGCGATGGGCTACGAGGTGGCCGAGGGGCCCGAGCTCGAAGGCGAATGGTTCAACTTCGACGCGCTCAACATCGCCACCGACCACCCGGCCCGCTCCGACCACGACACGTTCTTCGTCGGCTCCGCCGACTCGGGCATGGTGCTGCGCACCCAGACCTCGCCCGTGCAGGTGCGGGCGCTGCTGGAGCGCGGCGTGCCCTGCTACGTCATCTCGCCCGGCAAGGTCTTCCGCACCGACGAGCTCGACGCCACCCACACCCCGGTCTTCCACCAGGTCGAGGGGCTGGCCATCGACGAGGGCCTGACGATGGCCCACCTCAAGGGCACGCTCGACCGGTTCGCCGAGGTGATGTTCGGCGAGGGCATCACCACCCGGTTCCGGCCCAACTACTTCCCCTTCACCGAGCCGTCGGCCGAGATGGACCTCAAGTGCTTCGTCTGCCGCGGGGCCTCCGCCGTGCCCGGCAACCCGCCGTGCCGCACCTGCAAGTCCGAGGGCTGGATCGAGTGGGGCGGCTGCGGCATGGTCAACCCGCGCGTGCTCGTCGCCTGCGGGGTGGACCCGTCGACGTACTCCGGGTTCGCGTTCGGCATGGGCATCGAGCGGACGCTGATGTTCCGCCACAACGTCGAGGACATGCGCGACATGGTCGAGGGTGACACCCGCTTCACGCTTCCCTTCGGAATGGAGATCTGA
- a CDS encoding sensor histidine kinase codes for MHGADTGGPEVSPACTIAIDDLPDGLIVADGFGRVLAVNRAAARLTGVSPERAVGGDMDEVFPFRDHDGREWWKGLDPHGGLRTRSRVPERPLHLPAGQELHVAARLVREPARGGDVVRVAITLRDGGARARLERSRADLVSTVAHELRSPLTSVKGFTATLLAKWTRFTDEQKRVMLETVNNDADRVTRLITELLDVSRIESGRLELHRHVVDVPARVRRIIAGRVAAGEPDDRFRLLAGADLPEMWLDQDKIDQILGNLVENAVRHGRGTVTIEIESVGWGLAVSVRDEGEGIAPELAPRVFRQFWRGNSRRRGGTGLGLFIVKGLVEAHGGTIAVQRAPEGGAEFRFTVPTGAPDFA; via the coding sequence GTGCACGGCGCAGACACCGGTGGTCCAGAGGTCTCGCCCGCATGCACGATCGCCATCGACGACCTCCCCGACGGGCTCATCGTGGCCGACGGCTTCGGCCGGGTGCTCGCCGTCAACCGCGCCGCCGCCCGGCTGACCGGCGTCAGCCCCGAGCGCGCCGTCGGCGGCGACATGGACGAGGTGTTCCCCTTCCGCGACCACGACGGCCGCGAGTGGTGGAAGGGCCTCGACCCGCATGGCGGCCTGCGCACCCGCAGCAGGGTGCCCGAGCGGCCGCTCCACCTGCCCGCCGGCCAGGAGCTGCACGTCGCCGCCCGCCTGGTGCGCGAGCCCGCCCGCGGTGGCGACGTCGTCCGGGTCGCCATCACGCTGCGCGACGGCGGAGCCCGCGCCCGGCTGGAGCGCAGCCGCGCCGACCTGGTCTCCACGGTCGCCCACGAGCTGCGCTCGCCGCTGACCAGCGTCAAGGGCTTCACCGCGACACTGCTGGCCAAGTGGACCCGCTTCACCGACGAGCAGAAGCGCGTCATGCTCGAGACGGTCAACAACGACGCCGACCGCGTCACCCGGCTGATCACCGAGCTGCTCGACGTGTCACGCATCGAGTCCGGGCGGCTGGAGCTGCACCGCCACGTCGTCGACGTGCCCGCCAGGGTCCGCCGGATCATCGCCGGTCGGGTCGCCGCGGGCGAGCCCGACGACCGTTTCCGCCTGCTCGCCGGCGCCGATCTGCCCGAGATGTGGCTCGACCAGGACAAGATCGACCAGATTCTCGGTAACCTGGTGGAGAATGCGGTGCGGCACGGACGCGGCACCGTGACGATCGAGATCGAGTCCGTCGGGTGGGGGTTAGCCGTGTCGGTGCGCGACGAGGGCGAGGGCATCGCGCCCGAGCTGGCTCCGCGCGTCTTCCGGCAGTTCTGGCGGGGCAACAGCCGCAGGCGCGGCGGCACCGGGCTGGGCCTGTTCATCGTCAAGGGCCTGGTCGAGGCCCACGGCGGCACGATCGCCGTGCAGCGGGCGCCCGAGGGTGGCGCGGAGTTCCGATTTACCGTGCCCACCGGCGCGCCCGACTTCGCCTGA
- a CDS encoding TrmH family RNA methyltransferase, which yields MAGSELTNLRSPRVKAARRLTKRAFREQDRKFLAEGPQAVREALRLDGVTLELFATAEAEQRHSEIVGEAAARGLPVHRVSGEVMAELSQTVTPQGLLAVCGLVHVPLEEALPAEPRLVAVLAHVRDPGNAGTVLRTADAAGADAVVFTDASVDPYNGKCVRASAGSLFHLPVAIGVPVSEAVRHLRRQGLRVLAADGAGKHTLDDVDLSGPTAWIFGNEAWGLPEEVLAEADDVVRVPIYGQAESLNLATAAAVCLYSSARARRHP from the coding sequence ATGGCGGGATCGGAGCTGACCAACCTCAGGTCACCGAGGGTCAAGGCCGCCCGGCGGCTGACCAAACGCGCCTTCCGCGAACAGGACCGCAAGTTCCTGGCCGAGGGCCCGCAGGCGGTTCGCGAGGCACTGCGGCTCGACGGCGTGACGCTGGAGCTGTTCGCCACCGCCGAGGCCGAGCAACGCCACTCCGAGATCGTCGGCGAGGCCGCCGCCCGGGGGCTGCCCGTGCACCGGGTCAGCGGCGAGGTGATGGCCGAGCTGTCGCAGACCGTCACCCCCCAGGGTCTGCTGGCCGTCTGCGGGCTCGTCCACGTGCCGCTGGAGGAGGCTCTGCCCGCCGAGCCGCGCCTGGTCGCGGTCCTCGCGCACGTGCGCGACCCGGGCAACGCCGGCACCGTCCTGCGCACCGCCGACGCGGCCGGCGCCGACGCCGTGGTGTTCACCGACGCCTCCGTCGACCCGTACAACGGCAAGTGCGTGCGCGCCAGCGCCGGCAGCCTCTTCCACCTGCCGGTCGCCATCGGCGTGCCGGTGAGCGAGGCCGTGCGCCACCTCAGGCGGCAGGGGCTGCGCGTGCTGGCGGCAGACGGCGCGGGCAAGCACACGCTCGACGACGTGGACCTGTCCGGGCCCACCGCGTGGATCTTCGGCAACGAGGCGTGGGGTCTGCCGGAGGAGGTGCTCGCCGAGGCCGACGACGTGGTGCGGGTGCCCATCTACGGGCAGGCCGAGAGCCTCAACCTCGCGACGGCCGCCGCCGTGTGCCTCTACTCCTCCGCGCGGGCTCGACGACATCCCTGA
- the rplT gene encoding 50S ribosomal protein L20 encodes MARVKRALNAKKKRKVVLERATGYRGQRSRLYRKAKEQMLHSMTYAYRDRKDRKGAFRRLWIQRINAAARQNGMTYNRLIQGLRLAGVEVDRKILADLAVNDSQTFATLVEAAKKALPANVNAPAAS; translated from the coding sequence ATGGCACGCGTGAAGCGGGCGCTCAACGCCAAGAAGAAGCGCAAGGTCGTCCTCGAGCGGGCAACCGGTTACCGTGGCCAGCGGTCGCGGCTCTACCGCAAGGCCAAGGAGCAGATGCTCCACTCGATGACGTACGCCTACCGGGACCGCAAGGACCGTAAGGGTGCGTTCCGCCGTCTGTGGATCCAGCGCATCAACGCTGCGGCCCGTCAGAACGGCATGACCTACAACCGCCTGATCCAGGGTCTGCGCCTGGCGGGCGTCGAGGTCGACCGCAAGATCCTCGCCGATCTCGCGGTCAACGACAGCCAGACCTTCGCCACGCTCGTCGAGGCCGCCAAGAAGGCGCTGCCGGCGAACGTGAACGCTCCGGCCGCGAGCTGA
- the rpmI gene encoding 50S ribosomal protein L35 — translation MPKMKTHSGAKKRFRVTGSGKIKRRRANRAHYNEWKSSTLTRRLKNEVVLSDADTKKIKKLLGK, via the coding sequence ATGCCGAAGATGAAGACGCACAGCGGTGCGAAGAAGCGGTTCCGGGTGACCGGTTCAGGCAAGATCAAGCGTCGCCGTGCCAACCGCGCGCACTACAACGAGTGGAAGTCGTCCACGCTGACGCGCCGTCTCAAGAACGAGGTCGTCCTTTCCGACGCCGACACCAAGAAGATCAAGAAGCTGCTCGGCAAGTAG
- the infC gene encoding translation initiation factor IF-3 — MANLGGPISTEPRINERIRVPEVRLVGPNGEQVGIVSIHDALKLAQEADLDLVEVAATARPPVCKLMDYGKFKYESAMKAREARKNQAHTIIKEIKLRPKIDPHDYETKKGHVVRFLKAGDKVKVTIMFRGREQSRPELGFRLLQRLAEDVQELGFVESQPKQDGRNMIMVIGPHKKKAEAKAEKAAAKAQRGSEEPSVQEA; from the coding sequence ATCGCAAACCTAGGAGGCCCCATCAGCACTGAGCCCCGCATCAACGAGCGTATCCGAGTTCCCGAGGTTCGCCTCGTGGGCCCGAACGGCGAGCAGGTCGGCATCGTCTCGATTCACGATGCCCTCAAGCTGGCCCAGGAGGCCGACCTCGACCTCGTCGAGGTCGCGGCCACGGCTCGACCGCCCGTGTGCAAGCTCATGGACTACGGCAAGTTCAAGTACGAGTCCGCGATGAAGGCGCGCGAGGCGCGCAAGAATCAGGCGCACACGATCATCAAGGAGATCAAGCTCCGGCCGAAGATCGACCCGCACGACTACGAGACCAAGAAGGGTCACGTGGTGCGGTTCCTCAAGGCGGGGGACAAGGTCAAAGTCACGATCATGTTCCGTGGCCGCGAGCAGTCCCGTCCGGAGCTCGGCTTCCGGCTGCTGCAGCGGCTGGCCGAGGACGTCCAGGAGCTCGGCTTCGTGGAGTCCCAGCCCAAGCAGGACGGCCGTAACATGATCATGGTGATCGGTCCGCACAAGAAGAAGGCGGAGGCCAAGGCCGAAAAGGCGGCGGCCAAGGCCCAGCGTGGCAGCGAGGAGCCTTCCGTACAGGAAGCGTGA
- a CDS encoding type II toxin-antitoxin system Phd/YefM family antitoxin, with amino-acid sequence MTTWQLQEAKQRFSEVVRRAHDEGPQIVTRHGEDVAVVLDMAEYRQLKGKEPDFKDFLLSAPDWDDDIEFPRSRDLPREVDLGW; translated from the coding sequence GTGACGACGTGGCAGTTGCAGGAGGCCAAGCAGCGATTCAGCGAGGTGGTGCGCCGGGCTCACGACGAGGGCCCCCAGATCGTGACGCGCCATGGCGAAGACGTCGCGGTGGTCCTTGACATGGCAGAGTATCGGCAGCTCAAAGGCAAGGAACCGGACTTCAAGGACTTCCTCCTCAGCGCGCCCGACTGGGACGACGACATCGAGTTCCCCCGTAGCCGGGACCTGCCCCGCGAAGTGGACCTGGGCTGGTGA
- a CDS encoding type II toxin-antitoxin system VapC family toxin has translation MSVGYLLDTNVVSEVRKRNGDSRVKSWIDASLGPTLHVSAMTIGEIRHGIDLRRRRDPRQALVLEQWLARLYESFRDRIVPVSSEITEEWGRLNVIRPMPAVDGLLAATAKVHGWSVVTRNVKEFAGTGATVINPFEWPG, from the coding sequence GTGAGCGTCGGCTATCTCCTCGACACCAACGTCGTCTCGGAGGTCCGCAAGCGAAACGGCGATTCCCGGGTGAAGTCCTGGATCGACGCCTCACTCGGCCCCACCCTGCACGTGAGTGCGATGACCATCGGCGAAATCCGGCATGGCATCGATCTGCGCAGGCGACGCGATCCCCGCCAGGCACTCGTCCTCGAGCAGTGGCTCGCCCGGCTCTACGAGTCGTTCCGGGATCGCATCGTTCCCGTCTCCTCCGAGATCACGGAGGAGTGGGGGCGTCTCAACGTCATCCGCCCGATGCCGGCCGTCGACGGCCTGCTGGCCGCCACGGCGAAGGTGCACGGCTGGAGCGTGGTCACCCGCAATGTCAAGGAATTCGCCGGAACCGGCGCGACCGTGATCAACCCGTTCGAGTGGCCCGGCTGA